TTTTCAAATACGAACAATAAACCattgttaaatgtaaataacactGAGATAAGAGCGAAAACGGGCTGTCAACATGAAATCTAATTACATTATTAGTTAGTTATTGAACGTATCATCCTTTGAACGTGTCAAacgattttttttaatctagccTCTTATGAAGACTTAATATGGCCCAGCACCTGTGAATAGATGGCACCTACCCCTCCAAGGACTCCAGATACAAAATTATGgcgttttcattgttttaaaatgcactcAAAGTTTGCTTAATGTATAAAtagtatttgtaaatattataatttttactagaTTCTGTAAGTACTATAATTTGTACTAGATTTCAACTGTTCTTTCTGATACCTACTCCTATAAATACTATTCtggtttctgaaaaaaaaaaaatgtgatgtgaaatgcattatacaaatgAATGTGAATTAAACTGATTAAGCCATTGCATTGTTGGTTACTGTACATTGTACTGTATATATCTATGTACATTGTCcacatttgtatgtatatatatatatatatatatatatatatatatgtatgtgtatgtgtgtgtgtttactgtacCTTTTAAAAGATGGACCTATATTAAATCATATGTAAATGTGGAATGGGCCATTAATAACAGATCAGTAACAGGTCAAATTGCATTATTGGCCCAATTGGTGGCACTATATCTCAGCTTCCTTTGAGGGTGCATTAGAAATTCCACTGGGGGCTTATTCCCAAGTCCCTTGACtgtcacaaaacaaaattacagtcatttctACGGTAGCATTTTGAATTTATGGACCCATGAATTTGACAAATATGACAATTCAGTAACAGGTCAAATTGCATTAATGGCCCAACTGGTGGCCCTATATTTCAGCTTCCTTTGAGGGTGCGTTAGAAATTCCACTGGAGCCTTATTCCCAAACCACCTGGCTATCACcatacaaaattacaataatttctacGGTAGCATTTTGAAGTTATGGACCCATGAATTTGACAAATATGACAATTCAGTAACAGGTCAAATTGCATTAATGGCCCAATTGGTGGCGCTATATCTCAGCTTCCTTTGAGGGTGCATTAGAAATTCCACTGGGCCTTGTTCCCAAGCCACCTGGCTGTCACcatacaaaattacaataatttctacGGTAGCATTTTGAAGTTATGGACCCATGAATTTGACAAATATGACAATTCAGTAACAGGTCAAATTGCATTAATGGCCCAATTGGTGGCGCTATATCTCAGCTTCCTTTGAGGGTGCGTTAAAAATTCCACTGGGGGCTTATTCCCAAGTCCCTTGACTGTCaccacacaaaattacagtcatttctACGGTAGCATTTTGAAGTTATTGACCCATGAATTTGACAAATATGACAATTCAGTAACAGGTCAAATTGCATTAATGGCCCAATTGGTGGCGCTATATCTCGGCTTCCTTTGAGAGTGCGTTAGAAATTCCACTGGTGCCTTGTTCCCAAGCCACCTGGCTATCACcatacaaaattacaataatttctacGGTAGCATTTTGAAGTTATGGACCCATGAATTTGACAAATATGACAATTCAGTAACAGGTCAAATTGCATTAATGGCCCAATTGGTGGCGCTATATCTCAGCTTCCTTTGAGGGTGCGTTAAAAATTCCACTGGGGGCTTATTCCCAAGTCCCTTGACTGTCaccacacaaaattacagtcatttctACGGTAGCATTTTGAAGTTATTGACCCATGAATTTGACAAATGCGACAATTCAGTAACAGGTCAAATTGCATTAATGGCCCAATTGGTGGCGCTATATCTCGGCTTCCTTTGAGAGTGCGTTAGAAATTCCACTGGTGCCTTGTTCCCAAGCCACCTGGCTATCACcatacaaaattacaataatttctacGGTAGCATTTTGAAGTTATGGACCCATGAATTTGACAAATATGACAATTCAGTAACAGGTCAAATTGCATTATTGGCAGTAGTTACTGAGTTGTCATTACATTACCTGATAGCCAGGTGGCTTGGGAACAAGGCCCCAGTGGAATTTCTAACGCACCCTCAAAGGAAGCTGAGATATAGAGCCACCAATTGGGCCAATAATGCAATTTGACCTGTTACTGATCTGTTATTAATGGCCCATTCCACATTTACATATGATTTAACATAGGTCCATCTTTTAAAAGgtacagtaaacacacacacacacacacatatatatatatatatatatatatatatatatatacaaacaaatgTGGACAATGTACATAGatatatacagtacagtgtACAGTAACCAACAATGCAATGGCTTAATCAGTTTAATTCACATTcatttgtataatgcatttcacatcactttttttttttttttttttcagaaaccaGAATAGTATTTATAGGAGTAGGTATCAGAAAGAACAGTTGAAATCTAGTACAAATTATAGTACTTACAGAAtctagtaaaaattataatatttacaaatactaTTTATGCATTAAGCAAACTTtgagtgcattttaaaataaggaaAACGCCATAATTTTGTATCTGGAGTCCTTGGAGGGGTAGGTGTCATCTATTCACAGGTGCTGGGCCATATTAAGTCTTCATAAGAggctagatttaaaaaaaaatcgtttGACACGTTCAAAGGATGATACGTTCAATAACTAACGAATAATGTAATTAGATTTCATGTTGACAGCCCGTTTTCACTCTTATCTCagtgttatttacatttaacaatttacatttaagtCGAGCGTGAATAAGTAGCTAAGAAAGGCGGAAGCGTCGCGTTTTTAAGGAGGAACGGATAGCGTCAATAAGAAGCTGCGAATAAGAAGCTGGATTCAGCCTCCTGTTTGAGAGTCTGTCAGAAAAGTAGAGTTTGTTTTACTATTGGTTTactatgtattttaatattatgttgcataaaaattcataaagatttcttctttttcattttccttCATTATTTTGTCTAAAGAAGTAAATTCAGTtcgatttttacattttcagtaaaaaaaaatgttttctgtttctaCAGCACTGCCTGCAAAATGAGTCTCTGTGAGAAGAGAgagcaggaggaggaggatgttCACACACATAAAGCAACATCTCCAGgacccagctgtgtgtctatgaagagtgacgCTTCTATGGGAATCCCTGTTAATTTCAGTGATGGAgcagtgacctctgaccctgAGTGAGTCTCTCTACTTATGTAAGCTATAATATAAACCACTCTAGCAGAATCAATGTATTACAGCATTCGAATATAAAGATCTGTAAGTGAATATTCTGAATGAGCTTTATAACTAGAGACTAGAGACTAACAGGATAAACTGATCAAGTTTGTGTTCAGTTCATTACAGATGAGACAGATGGAGTTTAACTAGTCATGACATGTTTTGATTATGGCATTTAATTTAGAACTACTTCTGTTGTGTCAAAGGCACATGAATAGGACAGATCTGAGTTCTGTATTCTTGTGAATGCAGTCATTATGACCAACAAAGTGTGTAAACAACCTTAacaagagattcattgtgcaatGTTGACAGCTGCATTGAATAAAAAGGAGCTGAACTCAGTCAGTCTACATCATGAATCGGGGCCAACAGTTTCAAGATCTATCATGTAATGATCATTTAAATCAGGAagctttattttctaaatttatgTTTGTGAGTTTATTACCACAGAGGGGATGATTGTCACATTATTGTAAATATCTAAGAATTTTGATcattctctatttttttttttttttttttataaagcacTGCCTGTGAAATGAGTCCCTATGAgaagagagaggaggaggaggatgttCACACACATAAAGCAGCATCTCCAgaacccagctgtgtgtctatgaagagtgatGCATCCATGGGAATCTCCGCAAATTTCAGTGGTGGAACAGTGACCTCTGATGCTGAGTGAGTATAAACTGCTGTGTGCAGAAAACATTTCTATAGTTCTTAAATAAGCcaaaaaggttaaagtttgctgtatgatttattatatataagatGCTTTGTTATTTTCTGAACTGACCCTTGAATAATTGTCATATATGTGTGAACATAAGCATGTGtgacatttgaatgtttttttcacagtttttctATTAATTTCAGATTCTGCAGAGTGAAGAGAGATGATGTGATCAGATCAGCGATGCCCAGTCTGACCTGCACTGACTCTGACCGTCAGACACTCATCATACAGAGAGTCAAAGACCAACAGAAAACCAGCATGAAGAACAAGTATGAGAGATTATTTGAAGGaatcaaacaaaaagaaaatcaaacccTTCTTAACAGGATCTACACACAGCTCTACATCATAGAGGGAGAGagtgaaggagtgaatgaagaacatgaggttttacagatggagaaaaaacctAGAACACAAGACGCTCCAATCtactgcaatgacatctttaaatTGTTACATGAACCAGGATGTGAGAAGAAAGACAAAATCAAGACTGTTCTTACTAAAGGCATTGCTGGAATTGGAAAAACTGTCTCTGTGCAAAAGTTCATTCTGGCCTGGTCTGAAGGAAAAGCCAATCAGGAtgtagatttcatgtttgtgcttccATTTCGAGAGCTGAACTTGATTAAAGATCACCAGTATAGTCTTCACAGACTTCTGCTGGACTTTCATCCTGAACTACAAGATCTGGACTCAAAGATTTATGAGAAGtgtaaagttgtgttcatctttgatggtctggatgaaagcagaatTTCACTGATGTTTTCAGACATTGAGAAAGTAACTGATGTGGATCAATCTTCATCAGTGGGTGTGTTGATGTCAAGCCTTATCAGAGGAgagctgcttccctctgctctcatctggatcacctccagaccagcagcagccaatcagatcccctcAAAATACATCAACCGTCTGACAGAAATTCAGGGATTCAATGAGCCTCAGAAAGAGGAATATTTTAagaagagaatcagtgatgaACATCAAGCAAacagaatcatctcacacattaaaaaatcaAGAAGCCTCAACATCATGTGTCACATAcccgtcttctgctggatctcagccactgtGCTTCAAAACCTCCTGAAACAAGATGAGAGTGCAGAAATCCctcaaactctgactgaaatgtatATCCACTTCCTACTGACTCAGATCAACATGAGGAGTCAGAAGTATGATGAGAGAGATCCAAAAAAACTCCTGCAGTCCTACAGAGACGTGATTGTGAAACTTGCCGAACTGGCTTTCAATCAGCTGATGAAGGGCAATGTGATGTTCTATGAGGAGGACCTGGTTGAGAGCGGCATAGACATCACTGATgcctcagtgtattctgggatttgcactgagatcttTAAGCAGGAATCTGTGATTCATCAGAGGAAAGTCTACTGCTTCATACATCTGAGCTTTCAGGAGTTTCTAGCTGCTTTCTTTGTGTTTTACTCACATGTAGTCAGGAACATGGGATCACTGAAAACGTTTTTGAAAGGATATAAGTGGTATAATCGAGAAATCGCTCTGTTTGAGCTACTAAAAGGCACAGTTGATAAATCCCTACAGAGTGAAAATGGACACCTGAATCTTCTCCTGCGGTTCCTGCTGGGCGTctcactggagtccaatcagagactcctACAGGATCTACTGACACACACAGTGAACAACTCAGAGGACATCAAGAGAATCACACAGTACATTAAAGCTAAAATTGAGGGTGATGAGTGTCTCTCAGATGACAGATGCATCCATCTGTTTCTCTGTCTGCTGGAAATGAAGGATCAGACTCTGTACAGAGAGATTCAGAAGTTTGTGAAATCAAAGAAACACTCTGTGAATAAACTCTCTCCGTCTCACTGCTCAACAATTGCCTACATCCGTCAGATATCAGAGGAGGTGCTGGATGAGTTTGATCTGAAGAAATACAACACATCAGATAAAGGTAGAAGGAGACTGATACCAGCTGTTGTGAACTGCAGAAAAGCGCTGTGAGTATGCATTGATGCGATTGGAGATGTGCCATGTTTTTCGTAAGGGCCacctttacttttattttgtatttgatgTTAGATTAGATTTCCAATGAAAATACAGAGTTTTAAATTAGTCTAGACAGGTACAGCAGTTGAGAGTGTcagtttttattcaaataatttatcATGACCATTCCATCTCACTGACTGCTACTATTAAACAGGCTGTTTTGCTAGTGTTACACTCAGGCTattaaagtaaaactgaaatgacCAGGGATCTTGTTAAGAATAAACTTCAGACACTCTTTCCAAATGCTTGGAACACAGTGTTTAGATTTTAACACATCTACATTTAGTTACTAATTACCAACTGTAATATTTAAACCGAAATTTGGAGTTCACTCATTAGTCATCTGATCaatgtgtataatatattacacagaaaacaataatttaaccAACCATATCTTCTGTACTGAGCCATATTTCCTTTTGTATTGCAGACTCGCTGACTGTAATCTCACTGGTCGGTGCTGTGAAAGTCTGTCTTCATCTCTACAATCATCAAACTcactgagagagctggacctgtgTCACAACGACCTGCAGGATTTAGGAGTGAAGATTCtgtctgatggactgaagagttcaaactgtcaactcaacatACTGAGGTAATAAAACAGAGGAAACTTCACTTGGTTATGAAATTAAAGGTGCCCTCCGCTCTGGTCCTGATCTCCTGGATCTGTAATATGTCAGCACAACCCAATGTGTCTGATTACTTTGAGTTTGTATTTGCTCCAACCTGTTTTTCTGTGATTAATTAAATGTCTGCTGTGAGGAGTGAAGATGATCTGAAACTGTTACTGAGATCATCTGCTCCATCAACACTGTGACCCCGAGTAAAACACTAAACCCAGAGTTTCTCCAGCTGAACTGAATTTGTAATCAGTGATCTGTGGATAAAACTggcaaatttattaaattaataatttcatttgaaGCAGAATTAAAAGAATCAGAAGACTTGTGTGTGTGAATCAGTTTAAGATGATCTCCAGTCCCAGATGATGTGATGttgagtgtttgtgtgcatgtttttttttagattatctGGCTGTATGGTAACAGAGGAAGGCTGTTGTtttctggcttcagctctgagttcaaacccctcacacctgagagagctggatctgagctacaatcacccaggacaaTCATTAGTCAAGCTGCTCTCTGATCCAAACTACAGACTGGACAAACTCAAGTATGTTTAACACTAACAATCACCACATGCGTTTGCTCATGTGTGTGCTATGAAGTACATGTGTGAGCTATTGAGAACCATTACAGTTGATTAGTTTTTACAGGGATCATTGGTtacaaaactcacttttacatcttgtttgaacataaatgtgtgttggcagtgtgtgtgcaCCAccactgaaatattttaaccaGAGTATATTATTgtcttttcattaagaccctaaagaatgaTATCAACTTGTGGGAAAATTTgaatccgatgacccctttcacgagttcgcctgcccatccagtccttaagggcaatggtaaacaaacttggcttgctgtacttaatggaggctcgaacccgaGGCTCGGCTTGAGTGCAGAGTTCGCCCCCCCATTGCGATATTATctagagggagaataacagaaacagaggaggagaaggggaggtggagggatgccggaagaacggaggctgggacggtgcaatgagagctgcttatataggcttgtaatgatgattgataggactgaatgattaggttcctcccgaacctacgtttggaacttcatttaaGGAAACGAACAGAGTTGACATTTTAGACTTTCAATATTTTGAAGGATTGGAAAGTGtttctttgtattaataaaGTGGTTTAAATTGAAATATCATAATAATCTGACTTTTAGGCATCCTCCTAGATAAACATCTGCTGGCAAGTTTTATACTTATGTAAAAGTTAGAAGACAAGACAGTAGATCTGTGCATTgtctatatatatgtttaaatgtaCTATTCGTTTGCTTCTGGTCATCTACTAGTAAATGTctgttattgtttaaaatgcttGCACATATGAAAGAATATAGACCCAAATGATCAGTGAATGTAAAGGTGAATCTGTAGCTCAAGGCTTGAAGCTCATATACTGTATACAGTACCATGCCATTTACGTGACTATTAGGTACCATGTGTTTTTTATCATGGTGTATGTCTGatagaaaggtttttttttagtgaatcaaaggTTAGTTCACTTGTTAGGATAAACTGACTGTAAGGCAGAATGTTGTTTGAGAGTTAAACTGTAAGGTGAGTGATAATAGAACTTTAAAGAAACATGTCACCCATATGAAATCACatatttcagacaaatataaCCTTCATACAGAGTTTGACAAATCTCCCTGACAGTCTTAaacctatttttaatttagaaatacaaaattgtgtgtgattttataatagtaataataatagtaatgtaataagtattttttaagtgtgtggatttgaattgttttccctttatttttgtcattatcatatcatataaaatttgtttttatagtgtGGATCATGCAGGAGACTTCAGGATTAGAACAGGACCACAGAAATGTAAGTTCCTACACTttctacattttaatagtaGGGATTTATATTTTCTGCACCTAACCCTACAACAAACTCTCTCAGAAAGTAATTAGTACATTATATCAATTAGGATGTTTACATCACAGTTGACAGTTAAGTGGGAAGAAATATAGGtcatattaaaacacaaattttaatcattgtttctttgttttttcgaaatgtaatttttcttcttgtgttcagatgcatGTGATCTCACAATggatttaaatacaataaacagtCGTCTCGTCCTGTCTGAGAGGAACAGAAAGGTGACACTTGTGATAGAGAAGCagccgtatcctgatcatccagagagATTTGATGAGTTTCATCAGGTTCTGTGCAGAGAGAGTCtgactggacgctgttactgggaggctGAATGGAGTGGAGAGGGGGTTAATATATCAATTACATATAAAGGAATCAGAAGGAAAGGATGGAGTAATGACAGTTGGCTTGGATGCAATAAAACGTCCTGGAGTCTGATctgtatgaaaaacagtttcACTGTCAAACACAACAATAAGAGCACAGTCATATCTGTCTCTTCATGTCACTCTAACAGAGTAGGAGTGTATCTGAACTGGTCGGCCGgcactctgtccttctacagtgtCTCTGACACACATACTCTGACACAGTTACACACATTCAACACTACATTCACTGAACCCCTCTATGCTGGATTTGGGGTTTATTTTAGTAGttcagtgtctctgtgtgaGATTAAACATCATCCTGTGAGAAACaaaactttttcatttgtttctcACTCACAGTAAACAGGTCTTAGCAAGTGCTTGCTCTGTtactatggtaaatgatggttCACACGCTACCTAATATTGCACTCCATTATGCTGCTTTGACATAGTTTttcctaatcatgctagatGAATGTCTTTAACATTTCTACGGCCCAGATAAACCATTGTCTCTTTCCACATGGACTGATGTGCCTTTCTGAAGgcattagtttaattttagtttagtttttaattgtttaagaTTAGCAGAAGATTAATGTCAGTTTTAAGTTTGAATCTGGAgaaggaaaaacattttaagtggaTTTAGTGTGTACAtttcatgagcaacagtgtATGAGCATCActataattaacaaattaatgaGGTAAATACATAAAGCGTGTTGTAAACTTATTAGTCTGTGATTAAGTgtggtttgtttgtgtgtgaactGTATAAGAGTGACTGTCTTTTTCTTTCAGGAtatgtttcttttatttactCTTTTAagttatatacactactgtacaaaagtctgttttttttttctctatttattttaattaatattttgttttttttttctgcaaggatgcattaaattaagtaaaagtGACAGTGGAtttaccaaacaaaacaaaacaatttcaaCTTAATGTTGAGCTTCCTATTAggaattctggaaaaaaaatgtatgatggttttttccacaaaaatatgaagcagtgcaacattgtttttaacattaataataataagaaatgtttcttcagcagcagattagcatattagaatgatttccgaaggatcatgtaaaactgaagactggagtaatgatgctgaaaattcagatttgcatcaaaaggaataattatattttaaatacattaaaagaaaacagttattttaaattgtgatatttcacaacatttgtgtgattactgtaataaatgcagccgtggtgagcataagagacgtctttcaaaaatataaaaaaaaaataccagccCAAATCTTTGAATGGTGGTATATCTAGATTTTAGTTTGtcttaaattttatatattatataaaatgtttgtgCATAGCCCTGATTCCCCTTCGCACATTCTCAAGTGTTAGTCTTACAATCGTAGTCAAACTGATTGTTCAGTAGAGTTGAAGATTAAATCTATTAATTATTGAATCAGTGGAGATGATGTTCTGAGGACAGGAGGTATTACAGGCAGTGAGTGATAatgtaatatcatttttatagagGAAATCAATTGAAACAGAAGGCTACATTTGTGTTAAAAGCATTCCAGTGATTCTCTGATTCATTTCATATCAATATTAGTGAcagggatggatggatatttGTAGGTCAAATGAGTGTGTGAGTCCAGTGCAGTAAATTTATTTCGCCACCAGAGGTCTCTGTCACCCGCTTCTCGTTCGGTGTGCTACCGGCTACTGTCTGTCCATAGtatattaagatatattttCCCTTAAGACGTTATTATTTGACTAATAAaagatataataaatacataatatatgtaaCATGTGAGGAACATAACATTAACTTATTAGTAGTGAAATGTGATGATAAAATACCACCTCAGTGCTTGTTGATGTTTTAAACAATAGTAGCCTATATTTAGTGTTTATGTGGCCTGTTTTAAGACATGTTATTTTCACCTTAGCACAGATAAAGTGAGGGCATTTGGATTAGATGTGAACATATTCAGAAATGAAGAAAACTGCTTCACCTGTACATGTGTTTTTTTACCCACAGCAGACATTTTACAGGTAAAATGTAAACTGAACCAGTTTATCAAAAGCGACACTGTTTCAACAGAAACATGTCTTGTTAAAGGAACGCGAACAATATCACGACAGGAAagttgtttgtaaaaaaaatacgaAAGAATTTGAGAAAGAGATCAGTTTAATGCTGCTATCTAGACTGAGATATGAATGGATTTATGAATTGAATGAAGTTTGTGCTTGATGCTCTTCATTGTTTAAACAGAGGTAGGTTTGAGCCAACACATTTCTGCATTCATTCTCATGCATCATTGAATATTTAATAGCATGTGTAAATATTTGTCATAAACTACTGTAATCGTAATCTAATGTCGGCCTGTTTTGATGTTGTATTCTCTCTAGTTAGAGAATCACTCAATGAAGAAACTCTCTCTGTCTCACTGCTCAACAATAGCCTACATGCTTCAGATATCAGAGGAGGTTCTGGATATGTttgatttaaagaaatataacaCATCAGATGAGGGCAGAAGGAGACTGATACCAGCTGTGGTGAACTGCAAAAAAGCTGTGTGAGTATTCATTTATGTGACTGGAGACTGAACAGCATTTGACATTTagtgaatatatttataatttaattaacatcTTAAAATGTGGCAGTTTAGCCATTTGTTGGCTGCACTTGCAACTATTAGTTAAGGTTGTTGTTTCACATTTCACTATTAAAtaggttgtttttttctactgtgCTGCACAGAGGGTTCAGGTTGGACTGAAATCGTCAATGAAACTACCTGgaatatatgattaaatatatagtCATATTAATTTTGTTAGATTTAGTTAATATATGACTAAATCATGTGACTATATACAGTGCATTCAGAAAGTATTCAgtgttctttttctcttttacaTCAATCTACACACAGTGCCccataatgacaaaaaacaaaccagAAATGAGATGCACCTGAGCTAAATGTCAACTGGCTTAGCAGAGAGTCTGAATACTTATGTCATATATGTGATATTATACGTGTATGGACACTGCTACTGGGAGACTGAATACAAGGGGAAGACTGATATATCAGTGACATATAAAGGAATTGGCAGGAAAGGATGGATTAATGACTGTTGGTTTGGATGCAGTGAAAGGTCTTGGAGTCTGACCTGTTTTAATGACAGATTCACTGCCAAACACAATAATGGAAGCACAGACATATCCGCCCCTTCACGTCTCTCTAACAGAGTAGGAGTGTATCTGAACTGGTCGGCCGGCcgtctgtccttctacagcgtctttGACACACGTacactcacacacttacacacattcaACACCACATTCACTGAACCCCTCTATGCTGGATTTGAAGTTTATTCTGATAGTTCAGTGTCCCTGTGTGAAATTAAACAGCTTCCTGTGAATAAAACTAGTTGACATAGTTGACACTCATTCACATATTCACATATACACTCACATATTTCTCTCTTCTAATAtaatttctgtcatgacaactctgaGAGTTTAGCATGTAATGTACATGGCAGTGTTATACAGGCCAATATAAACTGCTGCATCAGCAGGTTTTCATATGTCCACACATAGAAAGatgacgacagaacaggacagatctaattaaattaaacattaaaattctgtaTAGGTGTAAATTGTAcagtgtatatgaagagttcagatgcaaaagcacctaaatccatctgacgtatttctttaaaattagaatttctttctggctactttgtataggtttctatgttagtactggtacttctgattgggctgaggctggaatttagcgagtttgaagtaaaagtatttgatggacgtatactatgtgtcaggagcattcactcagtatcatcatcttatttttgaccaagatggcttttagctggttttgcatctgagctCTTCAATATTTAGACCATGTCAATTTATTctgtttataaatgtatgatTATAGAGAACTATTATTTCCTGAAAAGTACTttcgtgtgtgtgcgtgtgtattttaataaagaTCTGATCTAGGCTATATGTTTTAGGTACATTGTTATATTATAGAGTcagtataatatatttaatgtttaattaaaatgtatttcaatataatataatataatataatttatatgctGTACAACAGACTGCTATTTTTCAGTAGTACTTTTTGTAGTTACACTTTTCTGCTAGCAGGTGACAAGTGACTGCATGATGAGTGATTCAAAGAGTTATTTATTAAACGCTTCGTTTAAACACATCGATTCATTGGCAAACCAATACACTGCAGCAGTGTTTTGCTTGTGTGCGCAACGGTTTCGTGGTTGGAACAAATTAACCGCTTGTTGTATCTAAAACGTAAGATATTAActtattgtttattgaactgttatATAAAAGCATTGTGAAGCTAAAGTGAAAACAGAACTGTTTCAGCAGACTCCCATTTTGTGAAAGGAAAAATACGAGCGACACCAGGAGAGAAAAGCTgttt
Above is a genomic segment from Labeo rohita strain BAU-BD-2019 chromosome 17, IGBB_LRoh.1.0, whole genome shotgun sequence containing:
- the LOC127179497 gene encoding NACHT, LRR and PYD domains-containing protein 3 isoform X2; protein product: MSLCEKREQEEEDVHTHKATSPGPSCVSMKSDASMGIPVNFSDGAVTSDPDTACEMSPYEKREEEEDVHTHKAASPEPSCVSMKSDASMGISANFSGGTVTSDAEFCRVKRDDVIRSAMPSLTCTDSDRQTLIIQRVKDQQKTSMKNKYERLFEGIKQKENQTLLNRIYTQLYIIEGESEGVNEEHEVLQMEKKPRTQDAPIYCNDIFKLLHEPGCEKKDKIKTVLTKGIAGIGKTVSVQKFILAWSEGKANQDVDFMFVLPFRELNLIKDHQYSLHRLLLDFHPELQDLDSKIYEKCKVVFIFDGLDESRISLMFSDIEKVTDVDQSSSVGVLMSSLIRGELLPSALIWITSRPAAANQIPSKYINRLTEIQGFNEPQKEEYFKKRISDEHQANRIISHIKKSRSLNIMCHIPVFCWISATVLQNLLKQDESAEIPQTLTEMYIHFLLTQINMRSQKYDERDPKKLLQSYRDVIVKLAELAFNQLMKGNVMFYEEDLVESGIDITDASVYSGICTEIFKQESVIHQRKVYCFIHLSFQEFLAAFFVFYSHVVRNMGSLKTFLKGYKWYNREIALFELLKGTVDKSLQSENGHLNLLLRFLLGVSLESNQRLLQDLLTHTVNNSEDIKRITQYIKAKIEGDECLSDDRCIHLFLCLLEMKDQTLYREIQKFVKSKKHSVNKLSPSHCSTIAYIRQISEEVLDEFDLKKYNTSDKGRRRLIPAVVNCRKALLADCNLTGRCCESLSSSLQSSNSLRELDLCHNDLQDLGVKILSDGLKSSNCQLNILRLSGCMVTEEGCCFLASALSSNPSHLRELDLSYNHPGQSLVKLLSDPNYRLDKLNVDHAGDFRIRTGPQKYACDLTMDLNTINSRLVLSERNRKVTLVIEKQPYPDHPERFDEFHQVLCRESLTGRCYWEAEWSGEGVNISITYKGIRRKGWSNDSWLGCNKTSWSLICMKNSFTVKHNNKSTVISVSSCHSNRVGVYLNWSAGTLSFYSVSDTHTLTQLHTFNTTFTEPLYAGFGVYFSSSVSLCEIKHHPVRNKTFSFVSHSQ
- the LOC127179497 gene encoding NACHT, LRR and PYD domains-containing protein 3 isoform X1, giving the protein MSVYEKREEEEEEDVHTHKAAPPEPSCVSVKSDWSIGIPPNLSAGTRTSELDSGACKMRKEEVSVLTSKAASPEHSCVSMKSDWSIGIPPNLSARTVTSDPDTACEMSPYEKREEEEDVHTHKAASPEPSCVSMKSDASMGISANFSGGTVTSDAEFCRVKRDDVIRSAMPSLTCTDSDRQTLIIQRVKDQQKTSMKNKYERLFEGIKQKENQTLLNRIYTQLYIIEGESEGVNEEHEVLQMEKKPRTQDAPIYCNDIFKLLHEPGCEKKDKIKTVLTKGIAGIGKTVSVQKFILAWSEGKANQDVDFMFVLPFRELNLIKDHQYSLHRLLLDFHPELQDLDSKIYEKCKVVFIFDGLDESRISLMFSDIEKVTDVDQSSSVGVLMSSLIRGELLPSALIWITSRPAAANQIPSKYINRLTEIQGFNEPQKEEYFKKRISDEHQANRIISHIKKSRSLNIMCHIPVFCWISATVLQNLLKQDESAEIPQTLTEMYIHFLLTQINMRSQKYDERDPKKLLQSYRDVIVKLAELAFNQLMKGNVMFYEEDLVESGIDITDASVYSGICTEIFKQESVIHQRKVYCFIHLSFQEFLAAFFVFYSHVVRNMGSLKTFLKGYKWYNREIALFELLKGTVDKSLQSENGHLNLLLRFLLGVSLESNQRLLQDLLTHTVNNSEDIKRITQYIKAKIEGDECLSDDRCIHLFLCLLEMKDQTLYREIQKFVKSKKHSVNKLSPSHCSTIAYIRQISEEVLDEFDLKKYNTSDKGRRRLIPAVVNCRKALLADCNLTGRCCESLSSSLQSSNSLRELDLCHNDLQDLGVKILSDGLKSSNCQLNILRLSGCMVTEEGCCFLASALSSNPSHLRELDLSYNHPGQSLVKLLSDPNYRLDKLNVDHAGDFRIRTGPQKYACDLTMDLNTINSRLVLSERNRKVTLVIEKQPYPDHPERFDEFHQVLCRESLTGRCYWEAEWSGEGVNISITYKGIRRKGWSNDSWLGCNKTSWSLICMKNSFTVKHNNKSTVISVSSCHSNRVGVYLNWSAGTLSFYSVSDTHTLTQLHTFNTTFTEPLYAGFGVYFSSSVSLCEIKHHPVRNKTFSFVSHSQ